In the genome of Quercus robur chromosome 3, dhQueRobu3.1, whole genome shotgun sequence, one region contains:
- the LOC126717869 gene encoding uncharacterized protein LOC126717869 isoform X2 has product MEYKRIQKPQGGGLSPGKLRTMLLGVGVERKRKEGEELQSDFTSRSHSLAQIHDAGTCGGMGSDHCKDVDVVSVLPECAASITADSLGLEIISDRRMKDNTLVNSRIRTQEDPSSLDYDSGHDGMSVSSSVFEFQKAERGARRVPLGSFSKPAPSKWDDAQKWIASPISNRPKTGNVGSRKGGNVGYGGWQPSTKVVVEVPDQRVVAFEEPDTKRIDTTQAKLECGGNKFVSWEADHPYPSADSYGKPILMIENSVGESAINLSQHDSSVAIQSATTFLPPPSTARSVSMRDMGTEMTPIASQEPSRTGTPVRATTPMRSPTSSRPSTPGRAAPALSPTDPPNGHPDTHKHELSEKELQMKTRREIMVLGTQLGKMNIAAWASKEEEDKDASTSLKNIAGEKPAKSVIETRAAAWEDAEKAKYTARFKREEMKIQAWENHQKAKTEAEMRKIEVEVERMRGQAHDRLMNKLAAARHKAEEKRAVAEAKRNQEAAKTEQQSEYIRKTGRIPSSFTCCGWCF; this is encoded by the exons ATGGAGTACAAAAGGATCCAAAAACCTCAg GGTGGAGGATTGTCTCCAGGAAAGTTGAGGACTATGCTTCTGGGAGTGGGAGTGGAGAGGAAGCGAAAGGAAGGAGAAGAGCTTCAGTCTGATTTCACTTCCAGATCTCATTCTTTAGCTCAGATTCATGATGCAGGTACTT GTGGTGGTATGGGTTCTGATCATTGCAAAGATGTAGATGTTGTGAGTGTTCTTCCTGAATGTGCTGCTTCGATTACAGCCGATTCATTAGGTTTGGAGATAATTAGTGACCGTAGAATGAAAGATAATACATTAGTAAATTCGAGGATTAGGACCCAAGAAGACCCTTCTTCTTTGGATTATGATAGTGGCCATGATGGTATGAGTGTGTCCTCGTCAGTTTTTGAGTTTCAGAAGGCTGAACGAGGTGCCCGGCGAGTTCCCCTTGGATCATTCTCTAAACCGGCGCCATCCAAATGGGATGATGCCCAGAAGTGGATAGCGAGCCCGATTTCAAACCGGCCAAAGACAGGTAATGTTGGATCACGAAAGGGAGGTAATGTTGGTTACGGGGGCTGGCAGCCGTCCACGAAGGTTGTTGTTGAAGTTCCAGATCAAAGAGTGGTTGCTTTTGAAGAGCCTGATACAAAGCGGATTGATACAACTCAAGCTAAGTTGGAGTGTGGGGGAAATAAGTTTGTCAGTTGGGAGGCTGACCACCCATATCCAAGTGCAGATTCATATGGCAAACCCATCCTCATGATTGAGAACTCTGTTGGAGAGTCTGCAA TCAACCTCAGCCAGCATGATTCATCTGTGGCCATACAAAGTGCAACTACATTTCTACCACCCCCCTCAACAGCTCGGTCTGTATCAATGAGAGATATGGGCACTGAAATGACTCCTATTGCTAGCCAAGAACCTTCCAGAACTGGAACTCCTGTGAGGGCAACAACACCAATGCGCAGCCCAACTTCTTCTAGACCATCGACTCCTGGCAGAGCTGCCCCAGCTTTGTCTCCAACTGATCCACCAAATGGCCATCCAGATACTCACAAGCATGAGTTGTCCGAAAAGGAGCTACAAATGAAAACTAGGAGAGAGATAATGGTCCTGGGGACACAGCTGGGTAAAATGAACATTGCTGCCTGGGCTAGCAAGGAGGAGGAGGATAAGGATGCGTCCACTTCGCTAAAAAATATAGCAGGAGAAAAACCAGCTAAAAGTGTCATTGAGACACGTGCAGCAGCTTGGGAGGACGCAGAGAAAGCCAAGTATACGGCCAG GTTCAAACGTGAAGAGATGAAGATTCAGGCATGGGAGAATCATCAAAAAGCTAAAACAGAAGCTGAAATGAGGAAAATTGAG GTAGAGGTTGAAAGGATGAGGGGACAAGCGCATGATAGGCTTATGAATAAATTAGCAGCTGCAAGGCACAAGGCTGAAGAAAAGCGAGCAGTGGCAGAAGCAAAGAGAAATCAGGAAGCTGCAAAAACTGAGCAGCAATCAGAATATATTCGCAAAACCGGTCGCATCCCATCCTCTTTTACCTGTTGTGGTTGGtgcttttaa
- the LOC126717869 gene encoding uncharacterized protein LOC126717869 isoform X4, with translation MEYKRIQKPQGGGLSPGKLRTMLLGVGVERKRKEGEELQSDFTSRSHSLAQIHDAGGGMGSDHCKDVDVVSVLPECAASITADSLGLEIISDRRMKDNTLVNSRIRTQEDPSSLDYDSGHDGMSVSSSVFEFQKAERGARRVPLGSFSKPAPSKWDDAQKWIASPISNRPKTGNVGSRKGGNVGYGGWQPSTKVVVEVPDQRVVAFEEPDTKRIDTTQAKLECGGNKFVSWEADHPYPSADSYGKPILMIENSVGESAINLSQHDSSVAIQSATTFLPPPSTARSVSMRDMGTEMTPIASQEPSRTGTPVRATTPMRSPTSSRPSTPGRAAPALSPTDPPNGHPDTHKHELSEKELQMKTRREIMVLGTQLGKMNIAAWASKEEEDKDASTSLKNIAGEKPAKSVIETRAAAWEDAEKAKYTARFKREEMKIQAWENHQKAKTEAEMRKIEVEVERMRGQAHDRLMNKLAAARHKAEEKRAVAEAKRNQEAAKTEQQSEYIRKTGRIPSSFTCCGWCF, from the exons ATGGAGTACAAAAGGATCCAAAAACCTCAg GGTGGAGGATTGTCTCCAGGAAAGTTGAGGACTATGCTTCTGGGAGTGGGAGTGGAGAGGAAGCGAAAGGAAGGAGAAGAGCTTCAGTCTGATTTCACTTCCAGATCTCATTCTTTAGCTCAGATTCATGATGCAG GTGGTGGTATGGGTTCTGATCATTGCAAAGATGTAGATGTTGTGAGTGTTCTTCCTGAATGTGCTGCTTCGATTACAGCCGATTCATTAGGTTTGGAGATAATTAGTGACCGTAGAATGAAAGATAATACATTAGTAAATTCGAGGATTAGGACCCAAGAAGACCCTTCTTCTTTGGATTATGATAGTGGCCATGATGGTATGAGTGTGTCCTCGTCAGTTTTTGAGTTTCAGAAGGCTGAACGAGGTGCCCGGCGAGTTCCCCTTGGATCATTCTCTAAACCGGCGCCATCCAAATGGGATGATGCCCAGAAGTGGATAGCGAGCCCGATTTCAAACCGGCCAAAGACAGGTAATGTTGGATCACGAAAGGGAGGTAATGTTGGTTACGGGGGCTGGCAGCCGTCCACGAAGGTTGTTGTTGAAGTTCCAGATCAAAGAGTGGTTGCTTTTGAAGAGCCTGATACAAAGCGGATTGATACAACTCAAGCTAAGTTGGAGTGTGGGGGAAATAAGTTTGTCAGTTGGGAGGCTGACCACCCATATCCAAGTGCAGATTCATATGGCAAACCCATCCTCATGATTGAGAACTCTGTTGGAGAGTCTGCAA TCAACCTCAGCCAGCATGATTCATCTGTGGCCATACAAAGTGCAACTACATTTCTACCACCCCCCTCAACAGCTCGGTCTGTATCAATGAGAGATATGGGCACTGAAATGACTCCTATTGCTAGCCAAGAACCTTCCAGAACTGGAACTCCTGTGAGGGCAACAACACCAATGCGCAGCCCAACTTCTTCTAGACCATCGACTCCTGGCAGAGCTGCCCCAGCTTTGTCTCCAACTGATCCACCAAATGGCCATCCAGATACTCACAAGCATGAGTTGTCCGAAAAGGAGCTACAAATGAAAACTAGGAGAGAGATAATGGTCCTGGGGACACAGCTGGGTAAAATGAACATTGCTGCCTGGGCTAGCAAGGAGGAGGAGGATAAGGATGCGTCCACTTCGCTAAAAAATATAGCAGGAGAAAAACCAGCTAAAAGTGTCATTGAGACACGTGCAGCAGCTTGGGAGGACGCAGAGAAAGCCAAGTATACGGCCAG GTTCAAACGTGAAGAGATGAAGATTCAGGCATGGGAGAATCATCAAAAAGCTAAAACAGAAGCTGAAATGAGGAAAATTGAG GTAGAGGTTGAAAGGATGAGGGGACAAGCGCATGATAGGCTTATGAATAAATTAGCAGCTGCAAGGCACAAGGCTGAAGAAAAGCGAGCAGTGGCAGAAGCAAAGAGAAATCAGGAAGCTGCAAAAACTGAGCAGCAATCAGAATATATTCGCAAAACCGGTCGCATCCCATCCTCTTTTACCTGTTGTGGTTGGtgcttttaa
- the LOC126717869 gene encoding uncharacterized protein LOC126717869 isoform X1 yields MEYKRIQKPQGGGLSPGKLRTMLLGVGVERKRKEGEELQSDFTSRSHSLAQIHDAGTCGGMGSDHCKDVDVVSVLPECAASITADSLGLEIISDRRMKDNTLVNSRIRTQEDPSSLDYDSGHDGMSVSSSVFEFQKAERGARRVPLGSFSKPAPSKWDDAQKWIASPISNRPKTGNVGSRKGGNVGYGGWQPSTKVVVEVPDQRVVAFEEPDTKRIDTTQAKLECGGNKFVSWEADHPYPSADSYGKPILMIENSVGESATVNLSQHDSSVAIQSATTFLPPPSTARSVSMRDMGTEMTPIASQEPSRTGTPVRATTPMRSPTSSRPSTPGRAAPALSPTDPPNGHPDTHKHELSEKELQMKTRREIMVLGTQLGKMNIAAWASKEEEDKDASTSLKNIAGEKPAKSVIETRAAAWEDAEKAKYTARFKREEMKIQAWENHQKAKTEAEMRKIEVEVERMRGQAHDRLMNKLAAARHKAEEKRAVAEAKRNQEAAKTEQQSEYIRKTGRIPSSFTCCGWCF; encoded by the exons ATGGAGTACAAAAGGATCCAAAAACCTCAg GGTGGAGGATTGTCTCCAGGAAAGTTGAGGACTATGCTTCTGGGAGTGGGAGTGGAGAGGAAGCGAAAGGAAGGAGAAGAGCTTCAGTCTGATTTCACTTCCAGATCTCATTCTTTAGCTCAGATTCATGATGCAGGTACTT GTGGTGGTATGGGTTCTGATCATTGCAAAGATGTAGATGTTGTGAGTGTTCTTCCTGAATGTGCTGCTTCGATTACAGCCGATTCATTAGGTTTGGAGATAATTAGTGACCGTAGAATGAAAGATAATACATTAGTAAATTCGAGGATTAGGACCCAAGAAGACCCTTCTTCTTTGGATTATGATAGTGGCCATGATGGTATGAGTGTGTCCTCGTCAGTTTTTGAGTTTCAGAAGGCTGAACGAGGTGCCCGGCGAGTTCCCCTTGGATCATTCTCTAAACCGGCGCCATCCAAATGGGATGATGCCCAGAAGTGGATAGCGAGCCCGATTTCAAACCGGCCAAAGACAGGTAATGTTGGATCACGAAAGGGAGGTAATGTTGGTTACGGGGGCTGGCAGCCGTCCACGAAGGTTGTTGTTGAAGTTCCAGATCAAAGAGTGGTTGCTTTTGAAGAGCCTGATACAAAGCGGATTGATACAACTCAAGCTAAGTTGGAGTGTGGGGGAAATAAGTTTGTCAGTTGGGAGGCTGACCACCCATATCCAAGTGCAGATTCATATGGCAAACCCATCCTCATGATTGAGAACTCTGTTGGAGAGTCTGCAA CAGTCAACCTCAGCCAGCATGATTCATCTGTGGCCATACAAAGTGCAACTACATTTCTACCACCCCCCTCAACAGCTCGGTCTGTATCAATGAGAGATATGGGCACTGAAATGACTCCTATTGCTAGCCAAGAACCTTCCAGAACTGGAACTCCTGTGAGGGCAACAACACCAATGCGCAGCCCAACTTCTTCTAGACCATCGACTCCTGGCAGAGCTGCCCCAGCTTTGTCTCCAACTGATCCACCAAATGGCCATCCAGATACTCACAAGCATGAGTTGTCCGAAAAGGAGCTACAAATGAAAACTAGGAGAGAGATAATGGTCCTGGGGACACAGCTGGGTAAAATGAACATTGCTGCCTGGGCTAGCAAGGAGGAGGAGGATAAGGATGCGTCCACTTCGCTAAAAAATATAGCAGGAGAAAAACCAGCTAAAAGTGTCATTGAGACACGTGCAGCAGCTTGGGAGGACGCAGAGAAAGCCAAGTATACGGCCAG GTTCAAACGTGAAGAGATGAAGATTCAGGCATGGGAGAATCATCAAAAAGCTAAAACAGAAGCTGAAATGAGGAAAATTGAG GTAGAGGTTGAAAGGATGAGGGGACAAGCGCATGATAGGCTTATGAATAAATTAGCAGCTGCAAGGCACAAGGCTGAAGAAAAGCGAGCAGTGGCAGAAGCAAAGAGAAATCAGGAAGCTGCAAAAACTGAGCAGCAATCAGAATATATTCGCAAAACCGGTCGCATCCCATCCTCTTTTACCTGTTGTGGTTGGtgcttttaa
- the LOC126717869 gene encoding uncharacterized protein LOC126717869 isoform X5, protein MLLGVGVERKRKEGEELQSDFTSRSHSLAQIHDAGTCGGMGSDHCKDVDVVSVLPECAASITADSLGLEIISDRRMKDNTLVNSRIRTQEDPSSLDYDSGHDGMSVSSSVFEFQKAERGARRVPLGSFSKPAPSKWDDAQKWIASPISNRPKTGNVGSRKGGNVGYGGWQPSTKVVVEVPDQRVVAFEEPDTKRIDTTQAKLECGGNKFVSWEADHPYPSADSYGKPILMIENSVGESATVNLSQHDSSVAIQSATTFLPPPSTARSVSMRDMGTEMTPIASQEPSRTGTPVRATTPMRSPTSSRPSTPGRAAPALSPTDPPNGHPDTHKHELSEKELQMKTRREIMVLGTQLGKMNIAAWASKEEEDKDASTSLKNIAGEKPAKSVIETRAAAWEDAEKAKYTARFKREEMKIQAWENHQKAKTEAEMRKIEVEVERMRGQAHDRLMNKLAAARHKAEEKRAVAEAKRNQEAAKTEQQSEYIRKTGRIPSSFTCCGWCF, encoded by the exons ATGCTTCTGGGAGTGGGAGTGGAGAGGAAGCGAAAGGAAGGAGAAGAGCTTCAGTCTGATTTCACTTCCAGATCTCATTCTTTAGCTCAGATTCATGATGCAGGTACTT GTGGTGGTATGGGTTCTGATCATTGCAAAGATGTAGATGTTGTGAGTGTTCTTCCTGAATGTGCTGCTTCGATTACAGCCGATTCATTAGGTTTGGAGATAATTAGTGACCGTAGAATGAAAGATAATACATTAGTAAATTCGAGGATTAGGACCCAAGAAGACCCTTCTTCTTTGGATTATGATAGTGGCCATGATGGTATGAGTGTGTCCTCGTCAGTTTTTGAGTTTCAGAAGGCTGAACGAGGTGCCCGGCGAGTTCCCCTTGGATCATTCTCTAAACCGGCGCCATCCAAATGGGATGATGCCCAGAAGTGGATAGCGAGCCCGATTTCAAACCGGCCAAAGACAGGTAATGTTGGATCACGAAAGGGAGGTAATGTTGGTTACGGGGGCTGGCAGCCGTCCACGAAGGTTGTTGTTGAAGTTCCAGATCAAAGAGTGGTTGCTTTTGAAGAGCCTGATACAAAGCGGATTGATACAACTCAAGCTAAGTTGGAGTGTGGGGGAAATAAGTTTGTCAGTTGGGAGGCTGACCACCCATATCCAAGTGCAGATTCATATGGCAAACCCATCCTCATGATTGAGAACTCTGTTGGAGAGTCTGCAA CAGTCAACCTCAGCCAGCATGATTCATCTGTGGCCATACAAAGTGCAACTACATTTCTACCACCCCCCTCAACAGCTCGGTCTGTATCAATGAGAGATATGGGCACTGAAATGACTCCTATTGCTAGCCAAGAACCTTCCAGAACTGGAACTCCTGTGAGGGCAACAACACCAATGCGCAGCCCAACTTCTTCTAGACCATCGACTCCTGGCAGAGCTGCCCCAGCTTTGTCTCCAACTGATCCACCAAATGGCCATCCAGATACTCACAAGCATGAGTTGTCCGAAAAGGAGCTACAAATGAAAACTAGGAGAGAGATAATGGTCCTGGGGACACAGCTGGGTAAAATGAACATTGCTGCCTGGGCTAGCAAGGAGGAGGAGGATAAGGATGCGTCCACTTCGCTAAAAAATATAGCAGGAGAAAAACCAGCTAAAAGTGTCATTGAGACACGTGCAGCAGCTTGGGAGGACGCAGAGAAAGCCAAGTATACGGCCAG GTTCAAACGTGAAGAGATGAAGATTCAGGCATGGGAGAATCATCAAAAAGCTAAAACAGAAGCTGAAATGAGGAAAATTGAG GTAGAGGTTGAAAGGATGAGGGGACAAGCGCATGATAGGCTTATGAATAAATTAGCAGCTGCAAGGCACAAGGCTGAAGAAAAGCGAGCAGTGGCAGAAGCAAAGAGAAATCAGGAAGCTGCAAAAACTGAGCAGCAATCAGAATATATTCGCAAAACCGGTCGCATCCCATCCTCTTTTACCTGTTGTGGTTGGtgcttttaa
- the LOC126717869 gene encoding uncharacterized protein LOC126717869 isoform X3, with translation MEYKRIQKPQGGGLSPGKLRTMLLGVGVERKRKEGEELQSDFTSRSHSLAQIHDAGGGMGSDHCKDVDVVSVLPECAASITADSLGLEIISDRRMKDNTLVNSRIRTQEDPSSLDYDSGHDGMSVSSSVFEFQKAERGARRVPLGSFSKPAPSKWDDAQKWIASPISNRPKTGNVGSRKGGNVGYGGWQPSTKVVVEVPDQRVVAFEEPDTKRIDTTQAKLECGGNKFVSWEADHPYPSADSYGKPILMIENSVGESATVNLSQHDSSVAIQSATTFLPPPSTARSVSMRDMGTEMTPIASQEPSRTGTPVRATTPMRSPTSSRPSTPGRAAPALSPTDPPNGHPDTHKHELSEKELQMKTRREIMVLGTQLGKMNIAAWASKEEEDKDASTSLKNIAGEKPAKSVIETRAAAWEDAEKAKYTARFKREEMKIQAWENHQKAKTEAEMRKIEVEVERMRGQAHDRLMNKLAAARHKAEEKRAVAEAKRNQEAAKTEQQSEYIRKTGRIPSSFTCCGWCF, from the exons ATGGAGTACAAAAGGATCCAAAAACCTCAg GGTGGAGGATTGTCTCCAGGAAAGTTGAGGACTATGCTTCTGGGAGTGGGAGTGGAGAGGAAGCGAAAGGAAGGAGAAGAGCTTCAGTCTGATTTCACTTCCAGATCTCATTCTTTAGCTCAGATTCATGATGCAG GTGGTGGTATGGGTTCTGATCATTGCAAAGATGTAGATGTTGTGAGTGTTCTTCCTGAATGTGCTGCTTCGATTACAGCCGATTCATTAGGTTTGGAGATAATTAGTGACCGTAGAATGAAAGATAATACATTAGTAAATTCGAGGATTAGGACCCAAGAAGACCCTTCTTCTTTGGATTATGATAGTGGCCATGATGGTATGAGTGTGTCCTCGTCAGTTTTTGAGTTTCAGAAGGCTGAACGAGGTGCCCGGCGAGTTCCCCTTGGATCATTCTCTAAACCGGCGCCATCCAAATGGGATGATGCCCAGAAGTGGATAGCGAGCCCGATTTCAAACCGGCCAAAGACAGGTAATGTTGGATCACGAAAGGGAGGTAATGTTGGTTACGGGGGCTGGCAGCCGTCCACGAAGGTTGTTGTTGAAGTTCCAGATCAAAGAGTGGTTGCTTTTGAAGAGCCTGATACAAAGCGGATTGATACAACTCAAGCTAAGTTGGAGTGTGGGGGAAATAAGTTTGTCAGTTGGGAGGCTGACCACCCATATCCAAGTGCAGATTCATATGGCAAACCCATCCTCATGATTGAGAACTCTGTTGGAGAGTCTGCAA CAGTCAACCTCAGCCAGCATGATTCATCTGTGGCCATACAAAGTGCAACTACATTTCTACCACCCCCCTCAACAGCTCGGTCTGTATCAATGAGAGATATGGGCACTGAAATGACTCCTATTGCTAGCCAAGAACCTTCCAGAACTGGAACTCCTGTGAGGGCAACAACACCAATGCGCAGCCCAACTTCTTCTAGACCATCGACTCCTGGCAGAGCTGCCCCAGCTTTGTCTCCAACTGATCCACCAAATGGCCATCCAGATACTCACAAGCATGAGTTGTCCGAAAAGGAGCTACAAATGAAAACTAGGAGAGAGATAATGGTCCTGGGGACACAGCTGGGTAAAATGAACATTGCTGCCTGGGCTAGCAAGGAGGAGGAGGATAAGGATGCGTCCACTTCGCTAAAAAATATAGCAGGAGAAAAACCAGCTAAAAGTGTCATTGAGACACGTGCAGCAGCTTGGGAGGACGCAGAGAAAGCCAAGTATACGGCCAG GTTCAAACGTGAAGAGATGAAGATTCAGGCATGGGAGAATCATCAAAAAGCTAAAACAGAAGCTGAAATGAGGAAAATTGAG GTAGAGGTTGAAAGGATGAGGGGACAAGCGCATGATAGGCTTATGAATAAATTAGCAGCTGCAAGGCACAAGGCTGAAGAAAAGCGAGCAGTGGCAGAAGCAAAGAGAAATCAGGAAGCTGCAAAAACTGAGCAGCAATCAGAATATATTCGCAAAACCGGTCGCATCCCATCCTCTTTTACCTGTTGTGGTTGGtgcttttaa
- the LOC126717869 gene encoding uncharacterized protein LOC126717869 isoform X6: protein MLLGVGVERKRKEGEELQSDFTSRSHSLAQIHDAGGGMGSDHCKDVDVVSVLPECAASITADSLGLEIISDRRMKDNTLVNSRIRTQEDPSSLDYDSGHDGMSVSSSVFEFQKAERGARRVPLGSFSKPAPSKWDDAQKWIASPISNRPKTGNVGSRKGGNVGYGGWQPSTKVVVEVPDQRVVAFEEPDTKRIDTTQAKLECGGNKFVSWEADHPYPSADSYGKPILMIENSVGESATVNLSQHDSSVAIQSATTFLPPPSTARSVSMRDMGTEMTPIASQEPSRTGTPVRATTPMRSPTSSRPSTPGRAAPALSPTDPPNGHPDTHKHELSEKELQMKTRREIMVLGTQLGKMNIAAWASKEEEDKDASTSLKNIAGEKPAKSVIETRAAAWEDAEKAKYTARFKREEMKIQAWENHQKAKTEAEMRKIEVEVERMRGQAHDRLMNKLAAARHKAEEKRAVAEAKRNQEAAKTEQQSEYIRKTGRIPSSFTCCGWCF, encoded by the exons ATGCTTCTGGGAGTGGGAGTGGAGAGGAAGCGAAAGGAAGGAGAAGAGCTTCAGTCTGATTTCACTTCCAGATCTCATTCTTTAGCTCAGATTCATGATGCAG GTGGTGGTATGGGTTCTGATCATTGCAAAGATGTAGATGTTGTGAGTGTTCTTCCTGAATGTGCTGCTTCGATTACAGCCGATTCATTAGGTTTGGAGATAATTAGTGACCGTAGAATGAAAGATAATACATTAGTAAATTCGAGGATTAGGACCCAAGAAGACCCTTCTTCTTTGGATTATGATAGTGGCCATGATGGTATGAGTGTGTCCTCGTCAGTTTTTGAGTTTCAGAAGGCTGAACGAGGTGCCCGGCGAGTTCCCCTTGGATCATTCTCTAAACCGGCGCCATCCAAATGGGATGATGCCCAGAAGTGGATAGCGAGCCCGATTTCAAACCGGCCAAAGACAGGTAATGTTGGATCACGAAAGGGAGGTAATGTTGGTTACGGGGGCTGGCAGCCGTCCACGAAGGTTGTTGTTGAAGTTCCAGATCAAAGAGTGGTTGCTTTTGAAGAGCCTGATACAAAGCGGATTGATACAACTCAAGCTAAGTTGGAGTGTGGGGGAAATAAGTTTGTCAGTTGGGAGGCTGACCACCCATATCCAAGTGCAGATTCATATGGCAAACCCATCCTCATGATTGAGAACTCTGTTGGAGAGTCTGCAA CAGTCAACCTCAGCCAGCATGATTCATCTGTGGCCATACAAAGTGCAACTACATTTCTACCACCCCCCTCAACAGCTCGGTCTGTATCAATGAGAGATATGGGCACTGAAATGACTCCTATTGCTAGCCAAGAACCTTCCAGAACTGGAACTCCTGTGAGGGCAACAACACCAATGCGCAGCCCAACTTCTTCTAGACCATCGACTCCTGGCAGAGCTGCCCCAGCTTTGTCTCCAACTGATCCACCAAATGGCCATCCAGATACTCACAAGCATGAGTTGTCCGAAAAGGAGCTACAAATGAAAACTAGGAGAGAGATAATGGTCCTGGGGACACAGCTGGGTAAAATGAACATTGCTGCCTGGGCTAGCAAGGAGGAGGAGGATAAGGATGCGTCCACTTCGCTAAAAAATATAGCAGGAGAAAAACCAGCTAAAAGTGTCATTGAGACACGTGCAGCAGCTTGGGAGGACGCAGAGAAAGCCAAGTATACGGCCAG GTTCAAACGTGAAGAGATGAAGATTCAGGCATGGGAGAATCATCAAAAAGCTAAAACAGAAGCTGAAATGAGGAAAATTGAG GTAGAGGTTGAAAGGATGAGGGGACAAGCGCATGATAGGCTTATGAATAAATTAGCAGCTGCAAGGCACAAGGCTGAAGAAAAGCGAGCAGTGGCAGAAGCAAAGAGAAATCAGGAAGCTGCAAAAACTGAGCAGCAATCAGAATATATTCGCAAAACCGGTCGCATCCCATCCTCTTTTACCTGTTGTGGTTGGtgcttttaa